Proteins from a single region of Phycisphaeraceae bacterium D3-23:
- a CDS encoding DUF2752 domain-containing protein — protein sequence MTDPATPRILTWLRYPVLATLLKTRRASVVISIILVLQLISAALGVAVYQCPILSLTGVPCPGCGLSRGAVATLLLDPAGVWWWNAFGPAALAVVVLVLVSGALPARPRTRLVALLTAIEQKTGVTNIALSLLWVYWIYRLIVLGGDLGLRLSAHA from the coding sequence ATGACCGATCCAGCGACACCGCGCATCTTGACCTGGCTACGCTATCCGGTGCTGGCGACGCTGCTCAAGACCCGGCGTGCCAGCGTGGTGATCTCCATCATCCTGGTGCTCCAACTGATCTCCGCCGCCCTCGGGGTCGCGGTCTACCAGTGCCCGATCCTGTCGCTGACCGGTGTGCCCTGCCCGGGGTGCGGGCTCAGCCGGGGGGCGGTCGCGACACTCCTGCTCGATCCCGCCGGGGTGTGGTGGTGGAATGCGTTTGGCCCCGCCGCGTTGGCGGTGGTCGTGCTGGTTTTGGTAAGCGGGGCGCTCCCGGCAAGGCCGAGGACGCGGCTTGTCGCACTTCTCACGGCGATCGAACAAAAAACCGGGGTCACGAATATCGCTTTGAGTCTACTTTGGGTATATTGGATCTACCGCCTAATCGTTCTAGGCGGGGACTTGGGGTTACGCCTTTCGGCACATGCCTGA
- a CDS encoding TM2 domain-containing protein produces the protein MADPAIPGSEKKLVAGILGIVIGGLGVHRFYLGDTTGGIIRIALTFITCGAGSVIGLIEGIIYLTKSDQEFVDTYVNGDKAWF, from the coding sequence ATGGCAGACCCCGCAATCCCCGGCTCGGAAAAGAAACTCGTCGCAGGTATCCTCGGCATCGTCATCGGCGGCCTGGGCGTCCACCGCTTCTACCTCGGCGACACCACCGGCGGCATTATCCGCATCGCGCTAACCTTTATCACCTGTGGTGCCGGCAGCGTCATCGGGCTCATCGAGGGCATCATCTACCTCACCAAGTCCGACCAGGAATTCGTCGATACCTATGTCAACGGCGACAAGGCCTGGTTCTAG
- the ribB gene encoding 3,4-dihydroxy-2-butanone-4-phosphate synthase, whose product MMQPIPEILDELKAGRMVVLVDDEKRENEGDIVCAAQFATPDAMNFMLLARGMMCVAMASRVCDRLDLPPQSASNTSQRTTAYTISVDAHPRFGLTTGVSAADRARTCQVLADPESRPIDLDRPGHMHPLRAREGGVLVRAGQTEGSVDLCKLAGLEPVAVIIEIMNADGTMARRGDLEAFCKQHEVKMCSVADVIHYRLERDKLVERIERVPFENELGAWHLNVYRSQVDPMPHVALTCGDVGEPDGCGGSVPSTEPTLVRMHSQNLLGDVFGDTSQPSGDTLRASMAMIQKHGSGAIVYLRHEGMGTGVLKQLQTLALSPEQEQHREESHRPGDAHASPGVAPRVDKHGYGIGCQILRDLGLTKLNLITDHPFTPQALRGFDLSIENFVPVER is encoded by the coding sequence ATGATGCAGCCGATCCCCGAGATTTTGGACGAGCTCAAGGCCGGACGTATGGTCGTGCTGGTCGACGACGAGAAGCGTGAGAACGAGGGGGACATCGTCTGCGCCGCGCAGTTCGCGACTCCCGACGCGATGAACTTCATGCTCCTGGCCCGGGGGATGATGTGTGTGGCGATGGCGTCGCGCGTGTGTGACCGGCTGGACCTGCCGCCGCAGAGCGCGAGCAACACGTCGCAGCGGACCACGGCCTACACGATCAGTGTCGATGCGCACCCGCGGTTCGGGCTGACGACGGGCGTCAGCGCGGCCGACCGGGCGCGGACTTGCCAGGTGCTCGCCGACCCCGAGAGCCGGCCGATCGACCTCGATCGGCCCGGGCACATGCACCCCTTGCGTGCGCGTGAGGGCGGCGTGCTCGTACGTGCCGGGCAGACCGAGGGCTCGGTGGACCTGTGCAAGCTGGCCGGGCTCGAGCCCGTGGCCGTCATCATCGAGATCATGAACGCCGACGGCACGATGGCGCGGCGGGGCGACCTCGAAGCGTTCTGCAAGCAGCACGAAGTCAAGATGTGCTCGGTCGCGGACGTCATCCACTACCGGCTCGAGCGCGACAAGCTCGTCGAGCGCATCGAGCGTGTGCCGTTTGAAAACGAGCTGGGCGCGTGGCACCTCAACGTCTACCGCTCGCAAGTTGATCCGATGCCCCACGTCGCGCTGACCTGCGGGGATGTGGGCGAGCCGGACGGCTGTGGCGGGTCGGTCCCGAGCACCGAGCCGACGCTGGTCCGTATGCACAGCCAGAACCTGCTGGGCGATGTGTTTGGCGATACGTCACAGCCCTCGGGCGATACGCTCCGCGCGTCGATGGCGATGATCCAGAAGCACGGCAGCGGCGCGATCGTCTACCTCCGCCACGAGGGCATGGGCACCGGCGTCCTCAAACAGCTCCAGACCCTGGCGCTCTCCCCCGAGCAGGAGCAGCACCGCGAAGAAAGCCACCGCCCCGGCGACGCGCACGCCAGCCCCGGCGTCGCGCCCCGTGTCGATAAGCACGGCTACGGCATCGGCTGCCAGATCCTACGCGACCTGGGGCTCACCAAACTCAACCTCATCACCGACCACCCCTTCACCCCCCAGGCCCTGCGCGGCTTCGACCTGTCGATCGAAAACTTCGTCCCCGTCGAACGCTGA
- a CDS encoding DUF1501 domain-containing protein, with product MCNHYHPLSTDTPAAFGLAHTRRQFLGRLGLISAAATLPGFVSQSAFAATDTDWYTKDRPGKPDERILVVVQLSGGNDGLNCVVPFGEATYHRNRPQLRITEDDAIALDVDGLGLNPQMRGIHEMIGQGRAAVVNGVGYPNPNRSHFKSMDIWHSAKTEERAMRGRGWVGNAMDTAYPVDADGNAPTAAAMATVALGSDAPMATQGAHVKPVTFQSPEAFRWAARDLGAPLSDAYDELHTSPTLPDVDAADPLAFIHRTACDAQAASGRVRAAVAGDAQTQFPRNALALQLAMVSKMIAAQLPTRVYYVTLGGFDTHSAQNGRHTALLSQFSQAMQAFYSELDATDHAGRVVTLAFSEFGRRLRQNASGGTDHGVAGPSFVFGDAVNAGVHGAYPSLTNLDNGDLIHTTDFRGLYADLLDNWMGIDAAAALGARFEHVGLFG from the coding sequence ATGTGCAACCACTACCACCCGCTCAGTACGGACACACCCGCGGCTTTCGGGCTCGCGCATACGCGCCGACAGTTCCTGGGCCGGCTGGGACTGATCTCCGCGGCCGCGACGCTGCCCGGCTTCGTGAGCCAGTCCGCCTTCGCGGCGACCGACACCGACTGGTACACGAAGGACCGGCCCGGTAAGCCCGACGAACGCATCCTCGTCGTCGTCCAGCTCTCGGGCGGCAATGACGGACTCAACTGCGTCGTGCCATTCGGCGAGGCGACCTACCACCGCAACCGCCCGCAGCTACGCATCACCGAGGACGATGCGATCGCGCTCGATGTCGATGGGCTCGGGCTCAACCCGCAGATGCGCGGGATCCACGAGATGATCGGCCAGGGACGCGCGGCCGTGGTCAACGGCGTGGGCTACCCGAACCCGAACCGCTCGCACTTCAAGTCGATGGACATCTGGCACTCGGCCAAGACCGAGGAGCGCGCGATGCGCGGCCGGGGCTGGGTCGGCAACGCGATGGACACCGCCTACCCCGTCGATGCCGACGGCAACGCGCCCACGGCCGCGGCGATGGCGACGGTCGCGCTGGGCAGCGATGCGCCGATGGCGACGCAGGGCGCGCACGTCAAGCCCGTCACCTTCCAGTCGCCCGAGGCCTTCCGCTGGGCGGCGCGCGATTTGGGTGCGCCGCTCTCCGATGCCTACGACGAATTGCACACGAGCCCGACATTGCCGGATGTGGATGCGGCCGACCCGCTGGCGTTCATCCACCGCACCGCGTGCGATGCGCAGGCCGCGTCGGGCCGGGTCCGCGCCGCCGTCGCGGGGGACGCGCAGACACAGTTCCCGCGCAATGCGCTGGCGCTACAACTCGCGATGGTCTCGAAGATGATCGCGGCCCAGCTGCCCACGCGGGTGTACTACGTGACGCTGGGTGGGTTCGACACGCACTCGGCGCAGAACGGCCGACACACCGCGCTCTTGAGCCAGTTCAGCCAGGCGATGCAGGCGTTCTACAGCGAGCTTGATGCGACCGACCACGCGGGCCGGGTGGTGACGCTCGCGTTCAGCGAGTTTGGTCGACGCCTCCGGCAGAACGCGTCGGGCGGCACCGACCACGGCGTCGCGGGCCCGTCCTTCGTCTTCGGCGACGCGGTCAACGCCGGCGTCCACGGCGCCTACCCCTCACTCACGAACCTCGACAACGGCGACCTCATCCACACCACCGACTTCCGCGGGCTCTACGCCGACCTGCTGGACAACTGGATGGGGATCGATGCGGCCGCCGCGCTGGGCGCACGATTCGAGCACGTCGGTTTGTTCGGTTGA
- a CDS encoding DUF1800 domain-containing protein, producing the protein MPPNPSLSPIASRDFSPAFAWHLLSRAGFGGSPAAVAQLHGLGLDGAVRRLVRYQQVDLGGLAELDLDPDVIAPRSQEDRQALVRARREGDGDTVDRITRKTNVARAEDRRMHLSLQTWWLERMIQTPRPMEEKLTLLWHSHFATRHRDIRDSFLMQQQNAMFRANANGSFADLAAGIVRDPAMIRFLNNDRNNARRPNENLARELMELFTLGEGHYTEADIREGARTLTGYTVNDNDFAFNQRAHDQGRKAILNEEGWWDGDDFVQLLLRQQACARFVALKLYRHFVADVSDDWDLVPGPQRRVIDALAGVLRDEDYALAPALEHLFKSRHFYDTEIIGRKIKSPVQLMAGTARALDTPMRDGRGLTRGLRAMGQDLFEPPSVAGWDGGRSWINTSTLLLRQNICTYLITGKDPSGQWRRSQMDYEPMALLAGLDNPAPRQTVDHLCDSLLGPHVSADRRASLYQFLESRTTGVTPDTVTGLLLLITAMPEYQLC; encoded by the coding sequence ATGCCGCCCAACCCTTCGCTCAGCCCAATCGCGTCGCGTGACTTCAGCCCCGCATTTGCCTGGCACCTGCTCTCGCGGGCGGGGTTTGGCGGGTCGCCCGCGGCGGTCGCCCAGTTGCATGGGCTTGGGCTCGACGGGGCAGTGCGCCGGCTGGTGCGGTATCAGCAAGTCGACCTGGGCGGGCTGGCCGAGCTCGACCTGGACCCGGACGTGATCGCGCCGCGTTCGCAGGAGGACCGCCAGGCGCTGGTGCGGGCCCGGCGTGAAGGCGACGGGGACACGGTCGACCGGATCACGCGCAAGACCAACGTCGCCCGGGCCGAGGACCGGCGGATGCACCTGTCGCTGCAGACTTGGTGGCTTGAGCGCATGATCCAGACGCCACGTCCGATGGAAGAGAAACTCACGCTGCTCTGGCACAGCCACTTCGCGACGCGCCACCGCGACATCCGCGACAGCTTCCTGATGCAGCAGCAAAACGCGATGTTCCGCGCCAACGCCAACGGCTCGTTCGCCGACCTCGCCGCGGGGATCGTCCGCGACCCGGCGATGATCCGCTTCCTCAACAACGACCGCAACAACGCCCGCCGGCCCAACGAGAACCTCGCCCGCGAGCTGATGGAGCTCTTCACCCTGGGCGAAGGCCACTACACCGAGGCCGACATCCGCGAGGGTGCACGCACGCTCACGGGCTACACCGTCAACGACAACGACTTCGCCTTCAACCAGCGCGCCCACGACCAGGGTCGCAAAGCCATCCTCAACGAAGAGGGCTGGTGGGATGGCGACGACTTTGTCCAGCTCCTGCTTCGTCAACAAGCCTGCGCCCGGTTCGTCGCGCTCAAGCTCTACCGCCACTTTGTCGCGGACGTCTCGGACGACTGGGACCTCGTGCCCGGCCCGCAGCGCCGCGTGATCGATGCGCTCGCCGGCGTCCTGCGGGATGAAGACTATGCGCTCGCGCCCGCGCTCGAACACCTTTTCAAGAGCAGGCACTTCTACGACACCGAGATCATCGGCCGCAAGATCAAGAGCCCGGTGCAACTCATGGCGGGCACAGCCCGTGCCCTCGACACACCGATGCGCGATGGGCGCGGCCTGACACGCGGGCTCCGCGCGATGGGCCAGGACCTCTTCGAGCCCCCCAGCGTCGCGGGCTGGGACGGCGGGCGCTCTTGGATCAACACCTCCACCCTGCTGCTTCGCCAAAACATCTGCACCTACCTCATCACCGGCAAAGACCCCAGCGGGCAGTGGCGCCGTTCGCAGATGGACTACGAACCGATGGCCCTGCTCGCCGGGCTCGACAACCCGGCGCCGCGGCAGACCGTCGACCATCTCTGCGACTCGCTCTTGGGCCCGCACGTTTCGGCCGACCGACGCGCGTCGCTCTACCAGTTCCTCGAATCGCGCACCACCGGCGTCACGCCCGACACCGTGACGGGATTGCTCCTGCTGATCACGGCGATGCCGGAGTACCAGCTTTGTTGA
- the lexA gene encoding transcriptional repressor LexA gives MTTPNLTPKQMKILSMIRESRLSRGYSPTMQELGDALGVSKVTVFEHVGALIKKGCLTRDPNKARSLELSPDLELPDEQRNTKLPLVGSIAAGSPIEAVETREHLDLEEVFSPPGSRNTSKFVLKVRGDSMIDVHIADGDYVVCEQRNAAKSGDIVVALVDNDEATLKYYRPQRDGTVHLEPANSAYEPIVVKKNQLQIQGVCIGVVRAY, from the coding sequence ATGACCACGCCGAACCTCACCCCCAAGCAGATGAAGATCCTCTCGATGATCCGCGAGTCCCGGCTGAGCCGTGGCTATTCGCCGACCATGCAGGAGCTGGGCGACGCACTGGGCGTCTCCAAAGTCACCGTCTTCGAACACGTCGGAGCGCTCATCAAAAAGGGCTGCCTCACCCGCGACCCGAACAAGGCGCGCTCTTTGGAGTTGTCGCCTGACCTCGAGCTCCCCGACGAACAACGCAACACCAAGCTCCCCCTGGTCGGCTCCATCGCCGCGGGCTCGCCCATCGAGGCCGTCGAAACACGCGAGCACCTCGACCTCGAAGAGGTCTTCTCACCGCCCGGCTCACGCAACACCAGCAAGTTCGTACTCAAGGTCCGCGGCGACTCCATGATCGACGTCCACATCGCCGACGGCGACTACGTCGTCTGCGAACAACGCAACGCCGCGAAGTCCGGCGACATCGTCGTCGCCCTCGTCGACAACGACGAGGCCACCCTCAAGTACTACCGCCCCCAGCGCGACGGCACCGTCCACCTCGAACCCGCCAACAGCGCCTACGAGCCCATCGTCGTCAAGAAAAACCAGCTCCAGATCCAAGGCGTCTGCATCGGCGTCGTCCGGGCGTATTGA
- a CDS encoding PEP-CTERM sorting domain-containing protein: MKPSAPAIAAALFAVASPALAEQVNLDLMLAPATSEQNTLDLSVSVDLGIASDSDSDTSTVSGNALADVDIDFASDGTVDAINSISFAGGTVQFDDDLTFNLSFLFGAATVNASGTNLAGQLQTPGAPASVDANGDFGLDSQSINVNQGVLTAQGTGLASAIDTTIDFAQEPLAAALLGTANLDVMLDSVVGTTATYTATLTAPISFSEPFDASGIEVFVSADGNILATDTFTRELTFEETGDIDGDGFVGAADLDILLANWGSLTLPGQSGDLNGNSRIDQGDLDIVQANFGNGTPPSVVPEPGSLLVLGLGGLALVTRRRRG, from the coding sequence ATGAAGCCCAGCGCCCCCGCGATCGCCGCCGCCCTGTTTGCCGTCGCCAGCCCTGCATTGGCCGAGCAGGTGAACCTGGACCTCATGCTCGCCCCGGCCACCAGCGAGCAGAACACGCTCGACCTGAGCGTCTCGGTCGACCTCGGTATCGCCAGCGACAGCGACAGCGACACCTCGACCGTGAGCGGCAACGCACTGGCCGACGTCGATATCGACTTCGCGTCCGACGGCACGGTCGATGCGATCAACAGCATCTCCTTCGCCGGCGGGACGGTGCAGTTCGACGACGACCTGACCTTCAACCTCAGCTTCCTCTTTGGCGCCGCCACCGTCAACGCCTCGGGCACCAACCTCGCGGGCCAGCTCCAAACCCCCGGCGCCCCCGCAAGCGTCGATGCCAACGGCGACTTCGGCCTCGACTCACAAAGCATCAACGTCAACCAAGGCGTCCTCACCGCACAGGGCACCGGGCTCGCCTCGGCCATCGACACCACCATCGACTTCGCCCAAGAGCCCCTCGCCGCCGCGCTCCTCGGCACGGCCAACCTCGACGTCATGCTCGACTCCGTCGTCGGCACCACCGCCACCTACACCGCCACCCTCACCGCCCCCATCAGCTTCTCCGAGCCCTTCGACGCCAGCGGCATCGAGGTCTTCGTCTCCGCCGACGGCAACATCCTCGCCACCGATACCTTCACGCGTGAACTCACCTTCGAAGAGACCGGCGACATCGACGGCGACGGCTTCGTCGGCGCGGCCGACCTCGACATCCTCCTCGCTAACTGGGGCAGCCTCACACTCCCCGGCCAGAGCGGCGACCTGAACGGCAACAGCCGCATCGACCAGGGTGACCTCGATATCGTCCAGGCCAACTTCGGCAACGGCACGCCGCCCAGCGTCGTCCCCGAGCCCGGCTCGCTGCTCGTCCTGGGCCTCGGCGGCCTTGCACTCGTCACCCGACGACGACGCGGCTAA
- a CDS encoding protein kinase, with protein sequence MTAPADPIQLRIGRKLGSRYQVQALIGAGSEGSVYRIADPDTGIHRAAKIFKPGYDTRSRRSTQHARKLNHLRRCDIVLQYLHSETVIVRGEKLTALISELCEGVPLQTFIEAHPGKRLPPYMALHVLAALTDGLTEVHALGEYHADVHTENILIQPRGVAFELKLIDFYEWGKTTKRKQEQDVLDTARVLYDMLGGKKHYAKQPAPVRHICAGLQHKRILERFPTIAALNTHLHNFAWETMR encoded by the coding sequence ATGACCGCACCTGCCGACCCCATCCAGCTCCGTATCGGCCGCAAGCTCGGCTCGCGCTACCAGGTCCAGGCCCTCATCGGCGCGGGCTCCGAGGGCAGCGTCTACCGCATCGCCGACCCCGACACCGGCATCCACCGCGCCGCCAAAATCTTCAAGCCCGGCTACGACACCCGCTCAAGGCGATCCACCCAGCACGCCCGCAAGCTCAACCACCTCCGACGCTGCGACATCGTCCTCCAGTACCTGCACAGCGAAACCGTCATCGTCCGCGGCGAAAAACTTACCGCGCTCATCTCCGAACTCTGCGAGGGTGTCCCGCTCCAGACCTTTATCGAAGCGCACCCGGGCAAACGCCTGCCGCCGTACATGGCGCTGCACGTGCTAGCCGCGCTGACCGACGGGCTCACCGAGGTCCACGCGCTGGGCGAGTACCACGCGGATGTCCACACCGAGAACATCCTGATCCAGCCGCGGGGCGTCGCGTTCGAGCTCAAGCTGATCGACTTCTACGAGTGGGGCAAGACCACCAAACGCAAGCAGGAGCAGGACGTCCTCGACACCGCCCGCGTCCTCTACGACATGCTCGGCGGCAAAAAACACTACGCCAAACAGCCCGCCCCCGTCCGCCACATCTGCGCCGGCCTGCAACACAAACGCATCCTCGAACGCTTCCCGACGATCGCTGCGCTCAACACCCACCTGCACAACTTCGCGTGGGAGACGATGCGGTAG
- a CDS encoding addiction module protein: MTLEQIIQEAMQLPSSQRAQVVERLMATLGHDEGFEISPAWRSEITRHVAAVESGEMPTLDADAVFERMRGMLRR; encoded by the coding sequence ATGACGCTTGAGCAGATCATTCAGGAAGCGATGCAGTTGCCCAGCTCACAGCGTGCGCAGGTCGTTGAGCGACTGATGGCGACACTGGGGCACGACGAAGGCTTTGAGATCAGCCCCGCGTGGCGCAGCGAGATCACCCGCCACGTTGCTGCCGTCGAGTCCGGCGAGATGCCGACGCTTGATGCGGATGCGGTTTTCGAGCGGATGCGTGGGATGTTGCGCAGGTGA
- a CDS encoding phosphodiester glycosidase family protein — MPPQHETSGPHKRRWLLCFVVLAVIAVILIVIVLQHTARPRVIDLQVDQDFPAGMVYRSFRWRIPDRDTATQFHVVTVPLSRVRADLWFHPAGTESDQSLNITDVCSQANALFAINGGYFTDEFLPAGLAVDDAVEIAPLSGEPVQSGVVAIDASGMIELQHSSSVSVSHDAIQSGPFLIDPGGVIGIHSDDQRMQRRSVIALGRDGELVLMTADAISLFQLAQLLHSRPELFGVTSFDRALNLDGGPSSAFCIAEHRQDIVVQAAGPVHNFILFYVR; from the coding sequence ATGCCTCCGCAGCATGAAACAAGCGGTCCGCACAAGCGCCGATGGCTTCTCTGTTTCGTCGTTCTTGCAGTGATCGCGGTGATATTGATTGTGATTGTTTTGCAACACACGGCGCGCCCGCGCGTGATTGATCTGCAGGTGGATCAAGACTTCCCGGCAGGGATGGTGTACCGCAGTTTCCGTTGGCGCATTCCTGATCGGGATACGGCCACACAGTTTCATGTTGTGACTGTTCCGCTGTCACGAGTCAGGGCCGACCTCTGGTTCCATCCCGCCGGGACCGAGTCTGATCAGTCCCTCAATATCACGGATGTTTGCAGCCAAGCCAATGCGCTGTTTGCAATCAATGGCGGTTACTTCACAGACGAGTTTCTACCTGCGGGGTTGGCGGTCGACGACGCCGTTGAGATCGCGCCGCTGTCGGGTGAACCGGTCCAGTCGGGCGTCGTCGCAATAGATGCGTCCGGCATGATTGAACTTCAGCACAGCAGCAGCGTGTCTGTGAGTCACGACGCGATCCAGTCGGGCCCGTTCCTCATCGACCCGGGCGGCGTGATTGGGATTCACTCGGACGATCAGCGTATGCAAAGGCGGTCGGTGATTGCGCTGGGGCGTGACGGCGAACTCGTCCTAATGACCGCCGACGCGATTTCACTCTTTCAACTTGCGCAACTGTTGCACAGCCGCCCCGAACTGTTCGGGGTGACTTCGTTTGATCGCGCCTTGAATCTTGATGGTGGGCCTTCTTCGGCGTTTTGTATTGCCGAGCACCGCCAAGACATCGTCGTGCAGGCGGCAGGGCCGGTTCACAATTTCATCCTGTTTTACGTGCGATAG